A region from the Candidatus Gracilibacteria bacterium genome encodes:
- a CDS encoding glycosyltransferase family 1 protein, with amino-acid sequence MTKKSPLRIGIDARMYSAAFTGIGRYVFELTQRLFKRSENEAIEWTLFMNEPEFNAFSPPNDWVKKVLVNAKHYSWAEQVRFLKILNREKLDLMHFTHFNAPLFYRRPSVVTIHDLTLSFYPGKKMRSPIHRLAYHLVLNSVVRHARGIITVSKHTRKDLVHLIKVPESKIQVIYEAAGEEFRVLNDKKLIENTLKHLRIDRDFILYTGVWRDHKNLVRLIQAFATLCEKPTFDGLLVITGREDPFYPEVKATIQKLGLEKRVVLTGLVSERDLVVLYNAARFYVLPSLYEGFGLSPLEAMACGTPVAASNTSCIPEVCGEKNALFFDPYKIEDMARVLSSLWEDSSLRGTLLEQGFQRIRDFSWDKMAEETFEFYKKSLGHSRIQLGSEISLPGVKFFRILWADFNSLDKGQVRGFAKNFEKSQPRCGARTF; translated from the coding sequence ATGACCAAAAAATCTCCTCTTCGTATCGGCATTGATGCACGCATGTATTCCGCGGCGTTTACGGGAATCGGGCGATATGTTTTTGAGCTCACGCAACGTCTTTTTAAGCGTTCCGAAAACGAAGCCATTGAATGGACTCTTTTTATGAATGAGCCGGAATTTAATGCGTTTTCCCCACCGAATGATTGGGTGAAAAAAGTGCTCGTGAATGCCAAACATTATTCGTGGGCCGAGCAAGTTCGATTTTTGAAAATCCTCAATCGGGAAAAGCTTGATTTGATGCATTTTACGCATTTCAATGCCCCGCTTTTTTATCGCCGGCCGAGCGTGGTGACCATTCACGACCTCACTCTTTCTTTTTATCCGGGGAAAAAAATGCGGTCGCCCATTCATCGACTTGCGTATCATCTCGTGTTGAATTCCGTGGTGCGCCATGCGCGAGGTATTATTACGGTCTCCAAACACACGCGAAAAGACTTGGTACATTTAATTAAAGTTCCCGAGTCCAAAATTCAGGTGATTTATGAGGCGGCGGGGGAAGAATTCCGGGTTTTGAACGATAAAAAACTCATTGAAAACACATTAAAACACCTTAGGATTGATCGTGATTTTATTTTGTACACCGGAGTATGGCGCGATCATAAAAATCTGGTGCGTTTAATTCAGGCATTTGCAACATTATGTGAAAAGCCAACTTTTGACGGACTTCTTGTGATCACGGGACGCGAGGATCCTTTTTATCCGGAAGTGAAGGCCACTATTCAAAAATTAGGCCTTGAAAAGCGCGTGGTTTTAACCGGGTTGGTGAGTGAACGGGATCTTGTGGTCTTGTACAACGCGGCGCGTTTTTATGTGCTGCCTTCGTTGTATGAAGGATTTGGATTGTCTCCCCTCGAGGCTATGGCGTGCGGAACACCGGTGGCGGCTTCCAATACGTCCTGCATTCCCGAGGTATGCGGAGAGAAAAACGCCCTCTTTTTTGACCCTTATAAGATTGAAGATATGGCGCGAGTTTTGTCGTCCTTATGGGAAGATTCCAGCCTTCGTGGCACACTTCTCGAACAAGGATTTCAGCGTATCCGTGATTTTTCATGGGACAAAATGGCAGAAGAAACGTTTGAATTTTATAAAAAATCATTATGACATTCGAGGATTCAACTCGGGTCGGAAATTTCACTCCCTTGAGTAAAATTCTTCCGAATATTGTGGGCCGATTTCAACTCACTCGACAAGTGACAAGTGCGGTGATTTGCGAAGAATTTCGAAAAGTCGCAACCACGTTGTGGGGCGAGGACGTTTTAA